The genomic segment GTTCAAGATGTTTCAGTCCCTCCTTAAACAGGCCCACATGCACCAGGCCTTCTGCAATCCACGAATGTGCTTTTTGCTTTACCAGCGTCATAGTTAGCTTCCTCGGACAAATTAAGGGCTTTAATGGCCGTCTCAATATATGATAACAGCTGGCCAGCATTAAATAGTTATCTGGTTTTATTCAAAAGTGAGTCCACCTCATGCTGCCTGCTATCCACTGCGGAAGCCTTGATCGCAAATAAGAATAGAATAAAAAATAGAAATTGCTTTTTCATCGATTTCGTTAGGCTAATCCCGTCGGGTCGTTTTTATCAGAACATCCAGACCGGTTATCTCAGCTTCAAAAATAGTGATTTTTCTGCCTAATGCTTGCAGTTATACTGTTTTAAACCCTTATAAAAAATATCAACTGGACGGCAAAAGGAGCAGGCTTTAAGGATTGGCTTTGCAGAGCAGCCGAGTGACCATTAAGCGCCTAGCTTTCACTGGACGATGGGCTATTTTTCTGCGCCAGCTCCTGCATCCAGTTATTGAAATCCGCATCCGAAGGGATTCCCAATTTCTTTCGCAGTCTATTTTTCCGCACCTGTACCGCCCTGACGGTCACGAAGGTATATTCGGCAATATTTTTGGCCGTAAAATTCAGAAAAGCCATGGCGCAAAACTCCAGTTCGGTACTTCTGATACTTGGATCCAAAGTTTTCAGGGACTGTATAAACTCGGGATACAGCTCAGTAAACAAGGCGAGAAACTCCGGATTATTGCTTTTTGCCAGTTCGAGCAGAGTCGCGAATTTATTTTCCCCGATCTGCTCGCTCAGTTCCCTGTTGATCGTTTCCGTTTCCTGCAGGGCCTCTTCCTTTTGGCCCAGCAGCTTGCGGTTGCGTCTGACACGCCATACAAAAAAGATGGTAACCGCCACCAATAGAGCAAAAATAACGATTGAAATATTTACGGAACTTGTGATCTTTTTCGCAGATACCTTTTCGTTGGCTTTCACCAATTGGATCATCACACTGTCGATTACCGCCTTATCTTGCTTTTCCAGAGAATCTCTAAGCCAGGCATGTTCGAGCTCATACTCACGGGCTTGCTCGTCCCCAAGCTTGTAGTATCGATAAAAATAGGCTAAATATTTATATTTTCTACTCACCGCCCCCCAAGCTCCGACTTCCCTCATATTCGCTAAGCTCCTTTGATTCCACATTACGGATTTTTTAATGTTTCCTTTCTCCTGCTCCAAACTCGACAAATAGGTCATGGTATTAAAGAATATCGGAACTTTATATCGCTCAATCAAATCCAGCGATTTGTTAAGGTAGTATTCTGCTTTTACAAGATCAGCTTTTTTGATATAAAAACTACCGAGATGATCGTAAAGACCCACGTACATTAATACATTTTCTTTTTCATCCAGATCCCGAAGTCCTTCCAATTCTAGCTGCAGATACTTTTGCACAGAATCTAATTTTCCTAGCCTATCGTACACAGTACTTAAATTCCCAAAGGCGTACATATACGACTTCTTTTGGTTTTCCCCCTTTAGCTTGGCCGTACAGGCCAACTGCAAACGATATTCCGCTATTGCCTGCTGATATAATTCGAGCCCTTGGTATCCCCTGCCTTTCTCCCGGTGCGTCTCGGATTGCATTTCTATATCATCGCCATGGTATTTTGTATTTTCGAGACCTTCGATATGTTTGAACCCTTCCTTAAACAGCCCTAAGCTAAATAGTGCATCTGCCGCCCAATAATGTGCTCGTGCCTTGCCTTCATCATAGTTATAAGTATCGGATAGATCAAGCGCTTTCAGTGCAGATTCCAGCTGTGCCGATATTTTGACCGTGCGCTGGAGTTCCCTAGTTTTGTCCAGGATGGTATCTATCTCTTTCTTCTTACTATCCCAGGCGATTGTCTTAATCGCAAAAAACAACAGGAGTAGAAGCAGGAATGAGATGGCGATAAGAAGTTTTTTTTTCATCTAAGGGATTTTTTTATTGAACACGTTCACTACTACGATTGACGGCCGTTTTCTAAGAGAGAAAGATTCGGCGGGCTAAAATTAGGAATATTTCATAGCACAGACAAAAAAAAAGATAGCTATCAGTCGCCACTGATAACTATCCCATTTACTATTATTTATCCAAATAATCTGCAATTACATCAGACTGTCGTTATTTGCTTCTCATACACCGTATACCGACCTGGTTGTTTTGGTGTATTGGCATCACGTAGACGTCAGAAGCAGTTAAAATAACGGCAGGTTTGGCAGTCTCCTGAACAGTGCCGTCAGCCCAATAAACCCCGACAGCATCCGTCGGAATAGGAGTACTGGTATTTCCTGATCCCCTTCTTACGACCACTGACATGTTATCCGGCAAAAACATATAGTGTCCAGATTGTCGTAGGCAGTGTCGATGTACACAATTAGGGATATCCAACGTTAATGGTAGCACAAAGATGCTTTTTTATCAAAACCACACAAAAAAACAGAGTATTCACATTGCTATCACACTTATCCACACCATACCATAATCTACTTATTTCAACTATTTAAACCGTAAACGAATCATTAAACACGATTACAGACCTTAAAAAGAAAACATACTATTATTAACTAATGAATTAAATCCCGCATGTTTCTGAAGGAGAGGCTGCCCTTAAGTAGATAAACATGGCTTCTGTGGATCCTTGGCGTGCTCGGTACCTAAAATATGGGTAACCGGCAGCGATTGCTTACAGGAAGTACAAAATAACGTATATTAGAGCAGGAGAAATACACGCTTAAAATTGGAACACCAAAACATGGACAAACGCGTAAAATTTGATTTTGAAATATCCTTTACTAATGGTGGATGCATCAAGGGGGAAGACTTTAGGCTCGACATCGCAGGCGACAGTATCTCGGATAAAGAACTTGCAGACTATATTGTTGCCGATATGAGGCTTCTGATGGTGGGGCAGACCAAAATTACGAACAAAGTGATCTTTACGGAACCCCACAAACGCAAGCCGATCGACCTATCCCCAACCCGCGATCTATTTGTCGATCTCAGTCATACCATCGAGGATGGACTGGTGACCTACAAAGGTCTCCCCGCACCAATCATCTGTGATTACCTGAGCAGGGAAAACTCCAGGCAATTTTATGCGGAGGGAACCGAGTTTCAAATCGGTAAAATCGAGATGGTCTCTAACACTGGAACGTATATTGACTGTCCTTTTCACCGTTTCGAGGACGGCAAAGACCTTTCCGAAATCGGACTCGAGTGTTTTGCAGACCTAGAAGCGACTGTGATACGTATCCCCTATTCGAGCAGCCTTGAAATTACACGGGAGCATTTGATCAACCACGAGATCCGAAACAAAGCCGTATTAATCCATACCGGCTGGGATCAATTCTGGAATAGCGAGCAGTATTATGAGAATCATCCGTATCTGACAGAGGATGCAGCGCTATTTCTGAAAGAGTGCGCTGTCAAATTGGTCGGCATCGATTCGCATAACATCGACAGCACCTCGGGCAAGACGCGACCTGTCCATACGACGCTTTTAGGTGCCGGGATTCTGATTGTGGAACATCTCTGCAACCTGTACCTTTTGCCAGAAGATGGATTTACCTTTAGCGCTGTGCCGCCCAAGTTTAAGGGGGTGGGAACATTCCCCGTGCGCGCGATGGCGAAAATACCACAACCTGATTGAACCGTGTTCACCGCAGATAGCGTAAAAAAAGGCTGAGCCCATTACCTGACCCAGCCTTAAAAACTACCCATTACCTATGTTTTAACTAACCTATGATTACAATCAATTAAAAAACAATTTTTAAGCAAAATAGTTTTGACTTTTTCAGACAAAAATCAAAACACTTTCTCCACCCTCCGATCCGGTAAAAAAACAGCAACCACCCCTATGAGTGGTAAGAATGCACATATACGATAGACAAGGTCTATACCAGAACTGTCGGCGATTTTTCCCAATACAGCTGATCCAATCCCTGCCATTCCGAAAGAGAGTCCAAAAAAGAGTCCCGACACCATTCCCACGTTTCCGGGTAAAAGCTCCTGTGCATACACCACGACTGCTGAAAAGGCCGACGCTATAATTAAACCAATGATGACAGTTAATATGACCGAGCAGATTAAATTTGAATGGGGTAAAACTAACGTAAAGGGCGAAGCCCCGAATATTGAAAATAAAATAACATTCTTTCGGCCTATCCGGTCGGCCAAGACTCCTCCAATCATCGTACCGACGGCTACCGCCAATAAGTAAACGAACAGATAAACCTGAGATTCCCTCACTGAAAGCGCAAATTTATCCATCAGGTAAAATGTGTAGTAGCTCGACAGGCTTGCCGAATAAAAATACTTTGAGAAGATCAATAGCAACAAAATAGCCAGGGGAACAACAATCCTCTTTCCCCAGCTCTCTACCATTTCAGTATACTGCGATCCATTTTTGTCCTCCGTAGGCGCCGTTCTGCTCTTTGGTTTGTACCAAGATGCTATTCGGTACAATATCCCCATTGCCAGCAATGCTACCGGCAACAGCCACAGTACATTTTTTTTACCATATGGAGCGATCAACACCGCAGCAAGTATAGGGCCCATTGCCGTTCCGACATTACCGCCGAGCTGAAAAAGAGACTGGGCAAACCCGCGTTTTGCTCCTGATGCCACATACGCAATTCTCGATGCTACCGGATGAAAAATAGCGGATCCTGCACCGACTGTCACCACAGCCATCAGTAACCAGCCGTAACTGCTGGCCAAAGCCAACGTGACTAAGCCCAGGAGACTAAACAGCATACTCACCGGAAATAGATATGGATAAGGTTTCCTATCGGTGATAAATCCGATCAGCGGCTGCATAATCGAGGAAGATAGCTGGAAGACAAAGACAATCAGCCCGATCTGAGAAAAATTCAGTTGAAATGATTCTTTGACGACCGGATGGATCGCTGGTATGAGCGATTGAATGGTATCGTTAAACAAGTGGCAGCAACTCAACATAAAGAGAATGGGATAGGCTGTCCCGTTCCCCTGGTTGAAGGGATTTATCTTTCGGTCCAGTGCATCCTTTTTCAAACTTGTCATGTTTAGCCGTCAGAAAGGTTATCTTCCATGAAATATTCGCCAGCCGTGCGCTCAATGGCTAAACCCTGCTTATACCGGTTCATAAAAACAGTGAAACCTTCTACATCTCTGGGCTCCGGAGCAATAATCTGTTCTTCTAACCGTACAAAAACGCGGTCAGACAAGTAGCTAGATAATGTTTCCGCATCCTTTCTGTTGACCATAAAGGATGCCAGAACTGCCATCCCCCAAGCGCCCGCCTCTCCGGCCGTAGCCATCACCGAAACGGGTGTATCGAGTGCCGCCGCGCATATTTTTTGCGCGGGAAGACGGGTTTTGAACAGACCGCCATGTGCTTTAATCTGTTCGATCCGGATGTGCTCTCCATTTGTTAAAATATCCATTCCCAGGCGGAGTGCAGCAAAAGCAGAAAATAGATGTGTGCGCATAAAGTTGGATAAATTAAAGCGGCTTGCAGGGCACCGGACAAAAAGCGGCCGGCCGACATCGACACCGGTGATACTTTCTGCGGAATAATAGCCGTAGCTCAACAATGCTCCTCCGTCGGGTTCTGCATTCATAGCTTTGTTAAATAGCGTTTCATAAATCCTATCCATGTCCGGCGCGAGTCCCATCGCCTGATAAAACTCACGGAATAAATTTACCCATGCGTTGATATCGCCGGAGCAGTTATTGGCAAGGATGATACCGACCGGCTTCCCATCTGGGGTTGCCATGATATCAATCTCAGGATATATCTTAGACAGTTCTTTTTCCAGTACAAACTGGGCAAAAATGGATGTACCTACAGAGATATTCCCCGCGCGTATATTCACGCTATTTGTAGCCACAGTCCCGGTACCACCATCTCCTTCCGGAGGACACATCGGAATACCCGCCTCCAGCGAGCCAGAAGGATCCAGTAACTGGGCTCCTTCGACACTGAGGTGCCCCGCAGATTCACCTGCAACGCGAATAGTAGGCAAGACATCGATCAGGTTCCAGGAATATTCCCTTTGGGCAATCAGGTTATCAAAAACCGCTAACTTATTCTCATCAAACTTTCTTTTAGTCAGGTCAACAGGAAACATACCGGAAGCATCACCAATTCCCAAGTACCTTTCTCCGGTGAGGCGCCAGTGGATATAGCCAGCCAGTGTCGTTACATAATCTATCTGAGCAACATGCTCCTCCCGGTTCAGAACGGCCTGAAACAGATGAGCTATGCTCCACCTCTGCGGGATTTTAAACTGGAAGCGCTCAGTCAGCTGCGCTGCCGCGGCTGCTGTGGTCATATTCCTCCAGGTGCGGAACGGCACCAGCAGTTTTCCGGTTTTGTCGACAGCAATATAGCCCTGCATCATCGCCGAACAGCCTATGGCCGCCACCCGTGTTAATAACACACCGTAGCGATTTTTGACTTCCATAGCCAATCTCGCATACGCTTTTTGAAGTCCGTTAACTATCTCGTCCTGGCTATATGTCCAATACCCAGCTATCAGCTGATTTTCCCAATCATATAGGCCTGACGCTAGCTGTTCACATGTATCATTAACCAATACAGCTTTAATTCTCGTCGAACCCAATTCTATGCCAAGATAGGTTCTGCCCTGAATTATCGCCGCCTTCATGTTATTATCCATATTTTGTAAAACAAATTTCCACGGTTAAAAAATCACCAGCTGTCGGTCCGGAACGGAGAGGCCAGCAGCTGTTGCCTGTTGATCAGATTAGCATCCTCCGGATTATCACTCCAGGCGTAGCGTACCGCCACGGGGTGGGCTATATCCCTATGACTGACCACGACGGTCTTGCCCTTGACAACAGCGTCCGCCCAGACAAACTGGCGGTCCTGCCCAGCGATGGCAAAGTGTCTCAATGGCTGCCCGTCCCTGCTTGCCAGTCCAGTGCCGACCTCCTTAAAAAAGAGCACGATCCTGCTGTCCTTGATTTCCATACGCTCATAGACGGGTCCTGAGCTTACCAGCTTTTCACCATACACCAGTTTGCGGGCAGCCAGCAGCAACCGTGCAGCAAGGTCTTTTTTATTCAGAGGATGAATATCGTTCCACTCGCCAATATCATAGTTGACCGTCAACGCTGTATAGGGAACGTCACGGGATACCTTAAACTGCGCTTCCCGTACACCCGCCCATCCCGATGCAGACGGACGCTCCTGTTTGCGCATATAATTAGGTAGCTGCACCAGCAAAAAAGGCAGCTGCGGGCGCTCCAACGTCAGGCGCCAGTCTTTGATCAGCAGACGCAGATACTGTTCGTAGGTCTGAGGACTGCCCGTATTGGCCTCTCCCTGATACCAGATCACGCCGCTCACGGCCACATCTTTTATCGGATAGATCATGCCGTTATAGAGCTTTGATCCCACTTCATTTATATTTTGAAGTCGCGGCAGATAGCTTTTGGCAAGATCGGGATCCATGCCTACCTGATATTTCCAGGGTCCAGCCAGATTGATCTCCTGGTCATTCACCAGCAGCTTATAAGCCTTGCCTTCCACAAATCCCCCATTACCTGTAGTAGACCGCAGGCGTACCGTCACGGTATTGTGCCCAGCGCGCAGGATACCTGCCCGTA from the Sphingobacterium thalpophilum genome contains:
- a CDS encoding helix-turn-helix transcriptional regulator translates to MKKKLLIAISFLLLLLLFFAIKTIAWDSKKKEIDTILDKTRELQRTVKISAQLESALKALDLSDTYNYDEGKARAHYWAADALFSLGLFKEGFKHIEGLENTKYHGDDIEMQSETHREKGRGYQGLELYQQAIAEYRLQLACTAKLKGENQKKSYMYAFGNLSTVYDRLGKLDSVQKYLQLELEGLRDLDEKENVLMYVGLYDHLGSFYIKKADLVKAEYYLNKSLDLIERYKVPIFFNTMTYLSSLEQEKGNIKKSVMWNQRSLANMREVGAWGAVSRKYKYLAYFYRYYKLGDEQAREYELEHAWLRDSLEKQDKAVIDSVMIQLVKANEKVSAKKITSSVNISIVIFALLVAVTIFFVWRVRRNRKLLGQKEEALQETETINRELSEQIGENKFATLLELAKSNNPEFLALFTELYPEFIQSLKTLDPSIRSTELEFCAMAFLNFTAKNIAEYTFVTVRAVQVRKNRLRKKLGIPSDADFNNWMQELAQKNSPSSSES
- a CDS encoding cyclase family protein; its protein translation is MDKRVKFDFEISFTNGGCIKGEDFRLDIAGDSISDKELADYIVADMRLLMVGQTKITNKVIFTEPHKRKPIDLSPTRDLFVDLSHTIEDGLVTYKGLPAPIICDYLSRENSRQFYAEGTEFQIGKIEMVSNTGTYIDCPFHRFEDGKDLSEIGLECFADLEATVIRIPYSSSLEITREHLINHEIRNKAVLIHTGWDQFWNSEQYYENHPYLTEDAALFLKECAVKLVGIDSHNIDSTSGKTRPVHTTLLGAGILIVEHLCNLYLLPEDGFTFSAVPPKFKGVGTFPVRAMAKIPQPD
- a CDS encoding MFS transporter encodes the protein MTSLKKDALDRKINPFNQGNGTAYPILFMLSCCHLFNDTIQSLIPAIHPVVKESFQLNFSQIGLIVFVFQLSSSIMQPLIGFITDRKPYPYLFPVSMLFSLLGLVTLALASSYGWLLMAVVTVGAGSAIFHPVASRIAYVASGAKRGFAQSLFQLGGNVGTAMGPILAAVLIAPYGKKNVLWLLPVALLAMGILYRIASWYKPKSRTAPTEDKNGSQYTEMVESWGKRIVVPLAILLLLIFSKYFYSASLSSYYTFYLMDKFALSVRESQVYLFVYLLAVAVGTMIGGVLADRIGRKNVILFSIFGASPFTLVLPHSNLICSVILTVIIGLIIASAFSAVVVYAQELLPGNVGMVSGLFFGLSFGMAGIGSAVLGKIADSSGIDLVYRICAFLPLIGVVAVFLPDRRVEKVF
- a CDS encoding xylulokinase, which encodes MDNNMKAAIIQGRTYLGIELGSTRIKAVLVNDTCEQLASGLYDWENQLIAGYWTYSQDEIVNGLQKAYARLAMEVKNRYGVLLTRVAAIGCSAMMQGYIAVDKTGKLLVPFRTWRNMTTAAAAAQLTERFQFKIPQRWSIAHLFQAVLNREEHVAQIDYVTTLAGYIHWRLTGERYLGIGDASGMFPVDLTKRKFDENKLAVFDNLIAQREYSWNLIDVLPTIRVAGESAGHLSVEGAQLLDPSGSLEAGIPMCPPEGDGGTGTVATNSVNIRAGNISVGTSIFAQFVLEKELSKIYPEIDIMATPDGKPVGIILANNCSGDINAWVNLFREFYQAMGLAPDMDRIYETLFNKAMNAEPDGGALLSYGYYSAESITGVDVGRPLFVRCPASRFNLSNFMRTHLFSAFAALRLGMDILTNGEHIRIEQIKAHGGLFKTRLPAQKICAAALDTPVSVMATAGEAGAWGMAVLASFMVNRKDAETLSSYLSDRVFVRLEEQIIAPEPRDVEGFTVFMNRYKQGLAIERTAGEYFMEDNLSDG